The Methylocaldum marinum genome includes the window TGTTCCTGACCGTCGTCGGCATTCTCGGACTCGTGGTCGGAAGTTTTCTGAACGTGGTCATCCACCGGCTGCCGATCATGCTGGAAAAAAATTGGCGGCAAGAGTGTCGAGCCTTCCTGGATCTCGAATCCGAGCCCAAACCCAGTCGCCCGTTCAATTTACTGGTGCCGGGCTCCCATTGCCCGCGGTGCGAACAGCCGATCCGCGCCTGGCAAAATATCCCTGTCCTTAGCTACCTGCTGCTGAAAGGACGGTGCGCAAGGTGTGGAACGCCGATACCATTTCGTTATCCCGCCGTGGAGGCGCTGACCGCCGCGGTTTCGGTCGCGGTTGCCTGGCATTTCGGTTTCACCTGGCAAACCTCGGCGGCACTGATGCTCAGCTGGAGTCTGATCTGCCTGAGTTTCATCGATTTCGATCGCCAATTACTCCCGGACGCGATTACCTTACCCATTCTCTGGTCGGGCCTCTTTCTCAGCCTGTTCAACGTGTTTACGGACAGCTCTTCGAGTATACTGGGCGCTATTTTCGGCTATCTGAGCCTATGGCTGGTGTATCACTTGTTCAGATTCGCGACCGGCAAGGAGGGCATGGGATACGGCGATTTCAAACTGCTCGCGATGCTCGGAGCCTGGCTGGGATGGAGCCTGCTGCCGACGGTGGTATTGCTGTCATCCCTGGTCGGCGCCATCATCGGGACAGCCCTGATCGTCCTTCGCGGACACGACCGCAGTATTCCCATACCATTCGGCCCCTATTTGGCCATTGCAGGATGGATCGCCTTGATGTGGGGTCATGACATCAACGCCGCTTATATGCGGTTCGCGGGAATTTCCGGCTGAGCCCCATGCTCGTCATCGGTTTAACCGGCGGCATCGGCTCCGGTAAAAGCACGGTCGCCGAACTGTTCGCCGCCAAAGGCATTCCCGTCCTGGACGCGGACCTCATCGCCCGCGAGCTGGTCGAACCGAATCAGCCGGCATTTGACGCCATCGTGCGGCACTTCGGCGCGAGGATTCTAAGAGACGGTGCTCTCGACCGGGCGGCGCTGCGGAAGGTCATCTTTGCGCACCCCGAGGAAAAACGCTGGCTCGAAGCCCTGCTTCATCCTCTGGTCTATTCCGAAATAGGCCGACGAATAGCGACACTTTCGGCGCCTTACTGCATCGTGGTTGTACCCTTGCTTCTGGAAACCGGCCAAAGACAGCTCGTCGACCGGCTGCTGGTCGTGGATTGTCCGGAAGATATACAGCGCCGGCGTGTCAAGCTTCGCGATGGCTTAACTGATGCTCAAATCGGACAAATCATGGCGTCCCAGCTCGGCCGCGCCGAACGCCTGGCGGCCGCGGACGACCTGCTCGAAAACATCGGCGATGAAGCGACTCTAGCCGAACGGGTCGAACGGCTACACCGATCCTATCTCACGCTAAGCAGGCAGAAAACCTAACAATTCTGACACAAGCGAAAACGCAAACGGTAGTATTGACTAATTGCCGGGATGAACGAAAATGGGGTTCACCAACGGACACCCTATGACTAATCCTGGATCGGATTGTTTATGATGCTATCTATTGCCGAAAATCCTGCCTTGAGCGATTCCATAATTTACGAGTTCCCGCTCAATGAACGCATACGCGTGTTCATGCGGCTTGAACAACTCTTCCAACAGATCGACCATTTCATGACAGGTGCGTCGGTCTGGGACAGTCGGGCGGTCATTTCGACCCTACTGGACGTCCTGACACTGTTCAGCCGCAACGATCTTAAGTCGGAGACCTTAAAGGAACTGGATCGCCACGCGGCGGTGCTGACACGGATGGCACACAATCAGGACATCGATCAGGCCAAGCTGGACAAAGTCCTGACCAAACTCGACAAATTGAGCAAGGAGCTTTACGCGGTTCCCGGCAAGCTCGGTCTCTCGCTGATGGAAAACGAGCTATTCAAGAGCATCTCCCAGCGCAGCACCATTCCCGGCGGAACCTGCTCTTTCGATTTACCAGCCTTTCATTACTGGCTCAAGCTTGACGACCACACGCGCCGACACGATCTCGAAAGCTGGCTGGAACCGTTCCGATTGGTACGGTCAGCGATCGATATCCTTCTGAATTTCATACGAACCAGCGCCGCACCGACGGAAGAACGGGCGAGCGGCGGCTTTTTTCAGAAGAGCCTCGATCATACCTTGCCGTTTCAATTGCTCCGCGTGGCCGTAAAGCGTTCACAACCGTATTTTGCGGAAATCAGCGGCGGCAAGCACCGATTCACCGTCCGCTTCATGATCCCGGATACCGTTGAGCGCCCGACCCAGTGTCAGGACGATATCGGTTTTCAGTTAACATGCTGTTTATTGTGACGAGTCAACTTGTCCAGCGAACGTTCAAACAAAATCGTCAAATGTCCTCGTTGTCGAAAGCCGACAGCCTGGAGCGAATCCAATAAGTTCAAGCCTTTTTGCAGCGAATACTGCAAATTGATCGATCTGGGCGAATGGGCCTCGGCCTCCTATGTCATAGCGGGCGAGCCGACGGATCCCGGCTTGTCTGACCTCGAAACGCCGTTCTCCGGCGACCAGCCTGATTCATAAACCTCGAAGTCGGCGTATCATCACTGAAACGGCAGTATCCACCCTGCTCGTTTGGCGCATCGTTGCGGTTCGACCGCGTTTTCGGGATCGCGAAGCTTTATCTTGAAAACTCGCCTTGCACCCACATATTACATGCGCCCGTTTTCAGATCGAACGAGGAAATTCCCATGCCCATTTATGAATATCAATGTAAATCCTGCGGTCACGAATTCGAAGCCATCCAGAAAATCAGCGACGACCCCTTGAAAGAGTGCCCGGCTTGCGGTGATCTCGAACTGAACAAATTGGTGTCGGCCGCGGGTTTCCGCCTGAAAGGCGGCGGTTGGTACGAAACGGACTTCAAAACCGGAAAGGACAAGAAAAAGAATCTCGCCGGTGACAAATCGGACTCGTCGACATCCAAGAAGGAATCCAAAAAGTCGACTGCGGAAGCAGCTTCATAAGCTTGTACAACGACGGCCGGAGCCGTAATATTTTGGTTTTTTGATTGAATTTAGAGACAAAGCAATGCGTAGCCACAGATGCGGAGAACTGACGGAAAGCCATTTGAACCAGGAAGTGGACCTCTGTGGCTGGGTTCACCGCCGCCGTGATCACGGCGGTGTGATCTTTATCGACCTTCGTGACCGAGAAGGCCTTGTACAGGTCGTTTTCGATCCCGATTTCGCGGAAGCATTCAAACTGGCGGAGACGGTCCGCAGCGAGTATGTCCTTAAAGTGCACGGTACGGTCCGTCCGCGTCCCGCCGGGACCGAAAATCCGAATTTGACTACCGGTAAGATCGAGGTCCTGGCAACGCACCTCGAAATACTCAACAAAGCCGAAACCCCTCCGTTTCCCCTGGAAAGCGAAATCGAAGTCAGCGAAGAAACCCGCCTGCGCTTCCGCTACATCGATTTACGTCGCCCGCTGATGCAGCAGCGCATGAAAATGCGGCGCGATGTCATACGCTTTCTCAGAGGATTTCTCGATCATCACGGATTCTACGAAGTCGAGACCCCTTTCCTGACCAAGGCGACCCCCGAGGGCGCACGGGATTATCTGGTCCCGAGCAGAACTCACCCGAATCACTTCTTCGCCTTGCCGCAATCGCCCCAGTTGTACAAACAGTTGCTGATGATCTCCGGCATGGACCGCTATTATCAAGTGGTGCGCTGCTTCCGGGACGAAGACCTTCGTGCCGATCGGCAGCCGGAGTTCACCCAGCTTGATATCGAAACCTCCTTCATGGACGAAAATCAGATCATGTATCTGATGGAGGACATGATTCGGCAGCTGTTTGCCGAAGTTTTGCAAGTCGAGTTGCCCAACCCTTTTCCCCGCCTGACCTATGCCGAAGCGATGCGGCGCTACGGTTCGGACAAACCGGATTTGCGCATTCCGCTGGAATTGGTCGACATTGCGGACCTGGTCGAAAGCGCGGAATTCAAAGTGTTTGCGGGACCCGCGAACGATCCCGATGGGAGGGTGGTTGCGCTCAAACTCCCGGGCGGGGCCAATTTGTCGCGCAAGGAGATCGACGATTTGACCCAGCATGTCGCGATCTACGGCGCAAAGGGTCTGGCCTACATAAAAATCGTCGACCGCAGCGCCGGAATCGATGGCCTGCAATCGCCCATCGTGAAATTCCTTCCGGTCGACGCCGTCCGCGGGATCCTCGACCGAGTCGAAGCGGAAACCGGCGATATCGTTTTCTTCGGCGCGGACAAAGCCGGCGTCGTCAACGAGGCAATGGGCGCGCTGCGCCTGAAACTGGGCCAGGACCGGGGACTTGCGGACAAGGACTGGAAACCCCTTTGGGTCGTGGATTTTCCCATGTTCGAATGGGACGAAAAGGAAAATCGCTGGTTCGCGCTGCACCACCCGTTCACCGCACCGAAATGCAGTCTCGGAGAGCTCGAGTCCAATCCCGGTCAAGCCTTGTCCCGCGCCTACGATATGGTCCTGAACGGTACCGAAGTCGGCGGCGGTTCGATACGTATCCACCGTACCGACATGCAGCATTCGGTGTTCAAGTTACTCGGGATCGGAGACGTGGAAGCCCAGCAAAAATTCGGATTCCTGCTCAACGCCCTTCGGTACGGAGCACCGCCTCACGGCGGCCTCGCTTTCGGTCTCGACCGCCTGGTCATGCTGATGAGCGGAGCAGCCTCCATCCGCGAAGTCATGGCCTTCCCCAAAACCCAGTCGGCCTGGTGCCCGATGATTGACGCTCCCGCCATGGTTACCGACGCTCAGCTCCGCGAACTGGGTATCCGGTTGCGCCGTCCGTCGGAGGGGGACAAGGGCTGAACGATCCAATCTCGGCCCTGCGCGACGAAGCCAGCAGGCTATGCGGCAGCCACTCCTGCCCGTGGCCGGGATGACCGATTCGCGCACATCTTTCGAAAATCCCGGAAACGGCCGTTGGACATGCTCGAGAGCACGGCGGGCGGCTCGGCCGGAAAGCATGTCCTGAGCCGAGTCGAAGGAGCGCGCCGTCACCGCGGGGTAGTCTCCCGCAAGAAGGAGCAACGCCGTCAGGTAGCCCGTTCGTCGTACACTAACGGAAGCTTGATTAAGTAGATTCCTTTCGTCCTGAGCCCGTCGAGGGACTTAATCAGAGCTTCCCTTAGGTGGTGGCGGCTTCATCCAAGCCGGTAACCTCGACACGAGGGACGGCAGCCATAAGCCATGCGGCGTTTCGACGCCATTCAAGGGGTCAACTGCCGTTTCTAGGATAAATGCCTTCGCATCGGCTACACTTTCGAGCGTCCCCTTCCCGGTAAGCCCTCGCGATACCACCGGAGCTTCGCGCCAATACAACGCGCAGCTCGCCTGAAAGGTATCCTCCTCCATCGCCCCTCTAGGTCGGAGTCATGCCCCCTCCCAACAGTCCAAGGATGTCGCATATACGTGACACTTACAAAGCCCGGTACACTTGGGAGGGATCAACGCATCGACCGCCATCCCGGCCAAACCCCGTCAAAACATGCGTCAGCCGGGAGAAAAGCCCAGACAGCAGTGCTTATATTCGTCTCCGTTCGCTCTTCGAACCGATGTCGTCTTTAAGCGACTCCTCTCGCCCTAGAACCGACCACTTTGCGACAAATCCGCTTACGGCATGCCCCATTTTTGAACAATGACGACATTCCCATTGTCTGCCGCAGGATCACGTTCGACCTAAATCCAATCGCTATCCGGTACCGGCTTCCGGCCTGAACATGCGGCTGCTTCTGCGGCCAAGGCTGTAATCGTACTGTAATCACAACTTTTGTTGCGAATTCTCCGCAATGTAGATCCTCCCGGCATTGCCCAGAAAACAGCAAATGGTCCAGGTTTTGCTTTATTTGCTTCGTAAAAGTAAATATTTCGCCCCCTTGGAGATGGCTCTTGGGACTTTATGAATTTACGGAACATTATGGATAGAAAGATTTGGTTGAGATCGCTGCCTCTGGGCGCACACGCGGTTCTCGCCATGTTGAGTGGGTGCGACGGCCAGTTCACGTCCGACACAACGGCTCGGATCGTGGCACGCGTCAATGGAGACGACATTTCCGTCGGTCAACTCCATGCGCTCCTCGCACGTTCCGCTCCGGACTCCGACAATCACGTCGACGTTTCGCGCAAGAAGAATATCGACAACCTCATCAATCAGCAGCTTCTCTCACAACAGGCAATCGAAAAGCAACTCGACCGAGATCCCCAGGTTTCGCTTGCAACGGCCATGGCCGAACGCCAGGTTCTAGCGCAAGCTTATCTCGATCATATC containing:
- a CDS encoding prepilin peptidase, giving the protein MALFIQALTENSVLFLTVVGILGLVVGSFLNVVIHRLPIMLEKNWRQECRAFLDLESEPKPSRPFNLLVPGSHCPRCEQPIRAWQNIPVLSYLLLKGRCARCGTPIPFRYPAVEALTAAVSVAVAWHFGFTWQTSAALMLSWSLICLSFIDFDRQLLPDAITLPILWSGLFLSLFNVFTDSSSSILGAIFGYLSLWLVYHLFRFATGKEGMGYGDFKLLAMLGAWLGWSLLPTVVLLSSLVGAIIGTALIVLRGHDRSIPIPFGPYLAIAGWIALMWGHDINAAYMRFAGISG
- the coaE gene encoding dephospho-CoA kinase (Dephospho-CoA kinase (CoaE) performs the final step in coenzyme A biosynthesis.), encoding MLVIGLTGGIGSGKSTVAELFAAKGIPVLDADLIARELVEPNQPAFDAIVRHFGARILRDGALDRAALRKVIFAHPEEKRWLEALLHPLVYSEIGRRIATLSAPYCIVVVPLLLETGQRQLVDRLLVVDCPEDIQRRRVKLRDGLTDAQIGQIMASQLGRAERLAAADDLLENIGDEATLAERVERLHRSYLTLSRQKT
- the zapD gene encoding cell division protein ZapD — protein: MMLSIAENPALSDSIIYEFPLNERIRVFMRLEQLFQQIDHFMTGASVWDSRAVISTLLDVLTLFSRNDLKSETLKELDRHAAVLTRMAHNQDIDQAKLDKVLTKLDKLSKELYAVPGKLGLSLMENELFKSISQRSTIPGGTCSFDLPAFHYWLKLDDHTRRHDLESWLEPFRLVRSAIDILLNFIRTSAAPTEERASGGFFQKSLDHTLPFQLLRVAVKRSQPYFAEISGGKHRFTVRFMIPDTVERPTQCQDDIGFQLTCCLL
- a CDS encoding DNA gyrase inhibitor YacG, with translation MSSERSNKIVKCPRCRKPTAWSESNKFKPFCSEYCKLIDLGEWASASYVIAGEPTDPGLSDLETPFSGDQPDS
- a CDS encoding FmdB family zinc ribbon protein — protein: MPIYEYQCKSCGHEFEAIQKISDDPLKECPACGDLELNKLVSAAGFRLKGGGWYETDFKTGKDKKKNLAGDKSDSSTSKKESKKSTAEAAS
- the aspS gene encoding aspartate--tRNA ligase, whose amino-acid sequence is MRSHRCGELTESHLNQEVDLCGWVHRRRDHGGVIFIDLRDREGLVQVVFDPDFAEAFKLAETVRSEYVLKVHGTVRPRPAGTENPNLTTGKIEVLATHLEILNKAETPPFPLESEIEVSEETRLRFRYIDLRRPLMQQRMKMRRDVIRFLRGFLDHHGFYEVETPFLTKATPEGARDYLVPSRTHPNHFFALPQSPQLYKQLLMISGMDRYYQVVRCFRDEDLRADRQPEFTQLDIETSFMDENQIMYLMEDMIRQLFAEVLQVELPNPFPRLTYAEAMRRYGSDKPDLRIPLELVDIADLVESAEFKVFAGPANDPDGRVVALKLPGGANLSRKEIDDLTQHVAIYGAKGLAYIKIVDRSAGIDGLQSPIVKFLPVDAVRGILDRVEAETGDIVFFGADKAGVVNEAMGALRLKLGQDRGLADKDWKPLWVVDFPMFEWDEKENRWFALHHPFTAPKCSLGELESNPGQALSRAYDMVLNGTEVGGGSIRIHRTDMQHSVFKLLGIGDVEAQQKFGFLLNALRYGAPPHGGLAFGLDRLVMLMSGAASIREVMAFPKTQSAWCPMIDAPAMVTDAQLRELGIRLRRPSEGDKG